The genome window GCCGAAGGGGAGGTGCGCCTCGTGCAGGTCGATAAGGAGGCCCGGGCGGACGAGGCCCACTATTCCGAACAGGACGATCGGATGGAGCTCCGGGGAAGGGCCGAGGTCCACCAGCGTAGCGGGCAGTGGCTGGTGCGGGAGCGGCTCGCCCGGCCCCCGGAGACGGAAGAGGAGAAAAAGGCCCTGGAAACCCCGGCCACCATCCAGGCGGACCGCATCGTGATCTACCTCGGCACCCGCGACGCGGTGGCCACCGGCAACGTGCGGGTGACCCAGGGCAAGCGCAGCGCGGTGGGGGAGCGGGCGGAGTACGACGACCGCAACGGAATCATCCTCCTCGTGGGCCGGCGGGCCCGCATGCAGCGGGAGGACGGCGCGTGGCTAGAAGCGGAGCGGGTGGTGGTCTCCCTCAAGGAGGACACCTTCGAGGCCTACGGTGCCGTGGACACCACCTTCCCGGTGCGGCCATGAGGTTTGTGGCCTGCTTGCTGTGGCTCCCGTTGCTGACCTCGGGATGCGGGGACACGGTCGTACTGGAGCCCCCAAGCGGCCCCACGCCCAGGCCCGAAAACCGCACCCTGGCCCTCTTCGACCGCCCCTTCCAGGGTGACCCCGGGGTGACCAACGTCTTCGACCACCAGTATCCCGGGCAGCCTGCAGGCAAGGGCTACTCCCTCACCTTCCGGGGGAACCGGTTCCTGTTCGGGAACGAGGGCCACACGGGGTGGGACTGGCTGCTGTGGCGGGGAACCCCGGTGTTCGCGGTGGCGGAGGGAGAGGTGGTGACCGCGGGTACCTTGTCCCCCTTCTTTTGTCCTCTTCCCGGGTTCGGTCGAATCGTCTCGGACCAGCTCGCGGTGGAGATCCTGGTGATCGCTCCGGACGGAACTCGGTTCCGGGTGGGCTACCACCACCTCGACCGGGTGGACGTACGGACAGGACAGCGGGTGGCGGCCGGGCAGCAGATCGGGCTTTCCGGAAACACGGGTTGCAGCACGGGGCCGCACCTGCACTTTGAGGTCATCCGCCTGGATGGCACGAACTCCGGGGGCCCGGCCTGGGTGGATCCCTTCGGGTGGGAGGGCCCGTTCGCAGACCCGTGGGCCCAGCACCCGCAGGGAGCGCCGAGCCTCTGGCTGTGGAAGCCCGGGGCAGCCCCACCAACCCCATAGG of Armatimonadota bacterium contains these proteins:
- a CDS encoding M23 family metallopeptidase is translated as MRFVACLLWLPLLTSGCGDTVVLEPPSGPTPRPENRTLALFDRPFQGDPGVTNVFDHQYPGQPAGKGYSLTFRGNRFLFGNEGHTGWDWLLWRGTPVFAVAEGEVVTAGTLSPFFCPLPGFGRIVSDQLAVEILVIAPDGTRFRVGYHHLDRVDVRTGQRVAAGQQIGLSGNTGCSTGPHLHFEVIRLDGTNSGGPAWVDPFGWEGPFADPWAQHPQGAPSLWLWKPGAAPPTP